In Thermanaerothrix sp., the genomic window CGCTTAAGAAGATCCCAAAGCTCCTCCTTAACGCTCACGACCCCGTCAAACGGCTGGTCCGAAACGGTGCCCACCACCGCAAAGGGACATCCCAAACGCCTCAGCCTATCCTGGGCCTCCTCAAGCCTTTCGGCGCTGACAAACGCCATGAGGCTCCCGGAGGATATGAGGCACAGGGGATCGAAACCAAGGGCGGAGGAGGCCTTCAATGTGATGGGATCGATAGGCAGCATAGGGCGGTCCAAGCACACCTTGAGCCCCACCAGGCTCTCAACCTCGCTGATGCCCCCCAAGAAGCCCCCCTCAGTGGGGTCGTGCATGAAGTCCGCCAGGTCCTTCAAGGCCATGGCCTCTGGCAGGACGGAGGTAAGCTCTCCCCATGACACGGCGGTTTGGACCTCCCCATCGGACAGGAAGGCCTGAAGCAGGTCCCGCCGGTCCTGGGCCAGGATGCTCATGCCCTCTATTCCAAGGTGCTTGGTCACTATCAACCGGTGCCCGGGCCTAACGTCCGACGCCCTCAGCACCCTGTCGGCGGAGCCTATCATGGCCCCCATCAGCACCGGACTCTCGTATCGGTCGTTTATCTCCGTGTGGCCTCCCGCCACCGCTATGCCCATGGCACAGCACTCCCGGTGGATCTCCTCCATAAGCTCCGACGCCAAAGAAAGCCCCATGGATGGAGGGATTATCATGGTGACCCCA contains:
- a CDS encoding AIR synthase-related protein, which translates into the protein MALSCELSGKLPPELLKRCVFPFTGCSREELVVGPSVGEDAAVIKWPHGKYLVFTSDPIVGASKGAGKLLVRVNANDVASKGGEPMFLGVTMIIPPSMGLSLASELMEEIHRECCAMGIAVAGGHTEINDRYESPVLMGAMIGSADRVLRASDVRPGHRLIVTKHLGIEGMSILAQDRRDLLQAFLSDGEVQTAVSWGELTSVLPEAMALKDLADFMHDPTEGGFLGGISEVESLVGLKVCLDRPMLPIDPITLKASSALGFDPLCLISSGSLMAFVSAERLEEAQDRLRRLGCPFAVVGTVSDQPFDGVVSVKEELWDLLKR